A portion of the Camelus ferus isolate YT-003-E chromosome 16, BCGSAC_Cfer_1.0, whole genome shotgun sequence genome contains these proteins:
- the JPT1 gene encoding jupiter microtubule associated homolog 1 → MTTTTTFKGVDPNSRNSSRVLRPPGGGSNFSLGFDEPTEQPVRRNKMASSIFGTPEENPPSWAKSAGTKSSGGREDSESSGPQRRNSSEANSGDFLDLKGEGDVHENVDTDLQASLGQSEEKPVPAAPVPSPVAPAPVPSRRNPPGGKSSLVLG, encoded by the exons atgaccaccaccaccaccttcaagGGCGTCGACCCTAACAGCAGGAATAGCTCCCG GGTCTTGCGGCCTCCAGGTGGTGGATCCAATTTTTCGTTAGGTTTTGATGAGCCAACAGAACAACCTGTGAGGAGGAACAAAATGGCCTCCAGCATCTTTGGGACACCTGAGGAAAATCCCCCGTCGTGGGCCAAGTCGGCAG GTACAAAGTCCAGTGGTGGCAGGGAAGATTCTGAGTCATCTGGACCCCAGAGAAGGAACTCTTCTGAAGCAAACTCTGGAGACTTCTTAGATCTGAAG GGAGAAGGTGACGTTCATG AAAACGTGGACACAGACTTGCaggccagcctggggcagagcGAGGAGAAGCCCGTGCCCGCCGCCCCTGTGCCCAGCCCGGTGGCGCCGGCCCCGGTGCCGTCCCGGAGAAACCCTCCTGGTGGCAAGTCTAGCCTCGTCCTGGGTTAG
- the NT5C gene encoding 5'(3')-deoxyribonucleotidase, cytosolic type has translation MAMAMAARHTRPVRVLVDMDGVLADFETGLLRGFRRRFPGEPHVPLEERRGFLASEQYRALRPDLADKVASVYEAPGFFLDLEPIPGALEAMREMNDMQDTQVFICTSPLMKYDHCVGEKYRWVEKHLGPQFVERIILTRDKTVVLGDLLIDDNDTIQGQEETPRWEHILFTCCHNQHLVLPPTRRRLFSWSDNWKEIIDSKRRTMQRD, from the exons ATGGCAATGGCGATGGCGGCGCGGCACACGCGGCCCGTGCGGGTGCTGGTGGATATGGACGGCGTGCTGGCCGACTTCGAGACCGGCCTCCTGCGGGGCTTCCGCCGAAGATTCCCCGGGGAGCCACACGTGCCCCTGGAAGAGCGCCGCGGCTTCCTCGCCAGCGAGCAGTACCGAGCCCTGCGCCCAGACCTGGCG GACAAAGTGGCCAGTGTGTATGAAGCCCCAGGCTTTTTCCTAGACTTGGAGCCCATCCCTGGAGCCTTGGAAGCCATGCGGGAGATGAATGACATGCAGGA CACCCAAGTCTTCATCTGCACCAGTCCTCTGATGAAATATGACCACTGTGTGGGCGAGAAG TACCGCTGGGTGGAGAAGCACCTGGGGCCCCAGTTTGTGGAGCGCATTATCTTGACGAGAGACAAGACGGTGGTCTTAGGGGACCTGCTCATTGATGACAATGACACCATTCAAG GCCAAGAGGAGACCCCACGCTGGGAGCACATCTTGTTCACCTGCTGCCACAACCAGCACCTGGTCTTGCCCCCAACAAGGAGACGGCTGTTCTCCTGGAGTGACAACTGGAAGGAGATTATAGACAGCAAGAGGAGAACCATGCAGCGCGACTGA
- the ARMC7 gene encoding armadillo repeat-containing protein 7 isoform X1 has translation MAQKPKVDPHVGRLGYLQALVTEFQETESQDAKEQVLANLANFAYDPSNYQYLRQLQVLDLFLDSLSEENETLVEFAIGGLCNLCSDRANKEHILQTGGIPLIINCLSSPNEETVLSAVTTIMYLSSPGSGSHPELTAVPVVQCMLRFSLSANARLRNLAQIFLEDFCSPSQVAEARSWGAHSALGIPLPRTEAPQEP, from the exons ATGGCCCAGAAGCCGAAGGTAGACCCGCATGTCGGCCGGCTGGGATATCTGCAGGCGCTGGTCACGGAATTCCAGGAGACGGAGAGCCAAG ACGCCAAGGAGCAAGTACTGGCCAACCTCGCCAACTTTGCCTATGACCCCAGTAACTACCAGTATCTGCGGCAGCTGCAGGTCCTGGATTTATTCCTCGATTCCCTGTCGGAGGAGAATGAAACCCTGGTGGAGTTTGCTATTG GAGGCCTCTGCAACCTGTGCTCAGACAGGGCCAACAAGGAGCACATCCTGCAGACAGGGGGCATCCCCCTCATCATCAACTGCCTGTCCAGCCCCAACGAGGAGACTGTGCTGTCCGCTGTCACCACGATCATGTACCTGAGCTCGCCGGGCTCCGGCTCCCACCCCGAGCTGACGGCCGTGCCCGTGGTCCAGTGCATGCTGCGCTTCTCCCTCTCAGCCAACGCAAGGCTCCGAAACCTGGCCCAGATCTTCCTGGAAGACTTCTGTTCCCCAAGCCAGGTGGCTGAAGCCCGCAGCTGGGGGGCTCACTCTGCTCTGGGTATCCCACTGCCAAGGACTGAGGCCCCACAGGAGCCCTGA
- the ARMC7 gene encoding armadillo repeat-containing protein 7 isoform X2, whose protein sequence is MAQKPKVDPHVGRLGYLQALVTEFQETESQDAKEQVLANLANFAYDPSNYQYLRQLQEASATCAQTGPTRSTSCRQGASPSSSTACPAPTRRLCCPLSPRSCT, encoded by the exons ATGGCCCAGAAGCCGAAGGTAGACCCGCATGTCGGCCGGCTGGGATATCTGCAGGCGCTGGTCACGGAATTCCAGGAGACGGAGAGCCAAG ACGCCAAGGAGCAAGTACTGGCCAACCTCGCCAACTTTGCCTATGACCCCAGTAACTACCAGTATCTGCGGCAGCTGCAG GAGGCCTCTGCAACCTGTGCTCAGACAGGGCCAACAAGGAGCACATCCTGCAGACAGGGGGCATCCCCCTCATCATCAACTGCCTGTCCAGCCCCAACGAGGAGACTGTGCTGTCCGCTGTCACCACGATCATGTACCTGA
- the ARMC7 gene encoding armadillo repeat-containing protein 7 isoform X3, translated as MAQKPKVDPHVGRLGYLQALVTEFQETESQDAKEQVLANLANFAYDPSNYQYLRQLQVLDLFLDSLSEENETLVEFAIGKDRVPNPKSNNFLSIDSLSGILCRLNFSCIYCA; from the exons ATGGCCCAGAAGCCGAAGGTAGACCCGCATGTCGGCCGGCTGGGATATCTGCAGGCGCTGGTCACGGAATTCCAGGAGACGGAGAGCCAAG ACGCCAAGGAGCAAGTACTGGCCAACCTCGCCAACTTTGCCTATGACCCCAGTAACTACCAGTATCTGCGGCAGCTGCAGGTCCTGGATTTATTCCTCGATTCCCTGTCGGAGGAGAATGAAACCCTGGTGGAGTTTGCTATTGGTAAGGATCGG GTCCCCAATCCCAAGAGCAACAACTTTCTTAGCATTGACTCCCTCAGTGGGATCCTCTGCAGATTAAACTTCTCCTGTATTTATTGTGCATAA